One Heptranchias perlo isolate sHepPer1 chromosome 31, sHepPer1.hap1, whole genome shotgun sequence DNA segment encodes these proteins:
- the wdr31 gene encoding WD repeat-containing protein 31 isoform X2 translates to MGKLQSKQKRNISRYRIDGDTGHSSITQMVQQYSPAHTDAVTSLACLTSEYCVSGGKDKTVAICNWKSGGVQQKFMGHERDVTKVTCVFQSNRIFSASRDKTVLMWDTDSKAGPLQEFTGHELVVTGLAVSPDGKQLCTGSRDNSLCIWDVETGNCLQNCSISRNLVTHICWVPAESLVIQTSEDKMIRIWDCRELQVTYTFPIKQHIQTHCDASPDGRYCITSSNGFSGEGCEATLWDLRHTKRKVCEYKGHLQTTAACIFLPSGSPSLPLVATSAHDCTVKIWNRDTAVCVSSLCLDGAGPLTSLTSCDGASLLCGSFNRGIHHIRVNHSNSYSLSEVARF, encoded by the exons ATGGGGAAACTGCAGAGTAAACAGAAACGCAACATATCCCGATACAG GATTGATGGGGATACAGGCCACAGTTCCATCACTCAAATGGTGCAGCAATACAGTCCTGCACATACTGATGCTGTGACCTCATTAGCCTGCCTGACGTCTGAATACTGTGTGTCTGGAGGAAAGGACAAG ACAGTGGCCATATGTAACTGGAAATCTGGTGGTGTGCAGCAAAAATTCATGGGTCATGAGCGTGATGTGACCAAG GTAACCTGCGTCTTTCAATCAAACAGAATCTTCAGTGCTTCGCGTGATAAAACAGTGCTGATGTGGGACACGGACAGTAAAGCTGGGCCACTGCAGGAGTTTACTGGACACGAACTGGTGGTGACTGGCCTAGCTGTGAGCCCAG ATGGTAAGCAACTGTGTACAGGATCCCGGGATAATTCTTTATGTATCTGGGATGTGGAGACTGGGAATTGTCTACAAAACTGCTCTATTTCCAGGAATCTG GTGACACACATCTGCTGGGTTCCTGCAGAATCACTCGTCATCCAGACCTCAGAGGACAAGATGATCAG GATCTGGGACTGCCGTGAGCTCCAGGTGACCTACACCTTCCCCATAAAGCAACACATCCAAACACACTGTGATGCCAGTCCTGACGGGCGATATTGCATCACCAGCAGCAACGGCTTTAGTGGCGAGGGCTGTGAGGCCACA CTGTGGGACTTGAGGCATACAAAACGTAAGGTGTGCGAGTATAAGGGACATCTACAGACCACTGCAGCCTGCATCTTTCTCCCAAGTGggtctccctcactccccttggTTGCAACCTCTGCACATGACTGCACCGTGAAGATCTGGAATCGTGACACTGCAG TCTGTGTGAGTTCCCTTTGCCTGGACGGCGCGGGACCCCTCACCTCGCTGACCTCCTGCGACGGTGCCAGTCTGCTGTGTGGCAGCTTTAATAGGGGAATTCACCACATCCGAGTGAATCATTCAAACAGCTACAGTCTGAGCGAGGTGGCGAGGTTCTGA
- the wdr31 gene encoding WD repeat-containing protein 31 isoform X1: MGKLQSKQKRNISRYSILRIMECKSTEAGHLAHQVCATVSFRIRIDGDTGHSSITQMVQQYSPAHTDAVTSLACLTSEYCVSGGKDKTVAICNWKSGGVQQKFMGHERDVTKVTCVFQSNRIFSASRDKTVLMWDTDSKAGPLQEFTGHELVVTGLAVSPDGKQLCTGSRDNSLCIWDVETGNCLQNCSISRNLVTHICWVPAESLVIQTSEDKMIRIWDCRELQVTYTFPIKQHIQTHCDASPDGRYCITSSNGFSGEGCEATLWDLRHTKRKVCEYKGHLQTTAACIFLPSGSPSLPLVATSAHDCTVKIWNRDTAVCVSSLCLDGAGPLTSLTSCDGASLLCGSFNRGIHHIRVNHSNSYSLSEVARF, translated from the exons ATGGGGAAACTGCAGAGTAAACAGAAACGCAACATATCCCGATACAG CAttcttagaatcatggaatgtaaGAGCACAGAagcaggacatttggcccatcaagtctgcgccacTGTTTCTTTCCGCATAAG GATTGATGGGGATACAGGCCACAGTTCCATCACTCAAATGGTGCAGCAATACAGTCCTGCACATACTGATGCTGTGACCTCATTAGCCTGCCTGACGTCTGAATACTGTGTGTCTGGAGGAAAGGACAAG ACAGTGGCCATATGTAACTGGAAATCTGGTGGTGTGCAGCAAAAATTCATGGGTCATGAGCGTGATGTGACCAAG GTAACCTGCGTCTTTCAATCAAACAGAATCTTCAGTGCTTCGCGTGATAAAACAGTGCTGATGTGGGACACGGACAGTAAAGCTGGGCCACTGCAGGAGTTTACTGGACACGAACTGGTGGTGACTGGCCTAGCTGTGAGCCCAG ATGGTAAGCAACTGTGTACAGGATCCCGGGATAATTCTTTATGTATCTGGGATGTGGAGACTGGGAATTGTCTACAAAACTGCTCTATTTCCAGGAATCTG GTGACACACATCTGCTGGGTTCCTGCAGAATCACTCGTCATCCAGACCTCAGAGGACAAGATGATCAG GATCTGGGACTGCCGTGAGCTCCAGGTGACCTACACCTTCCCCATAAAGCAACACATCCAAACACACTGTGATGCCAGTCCTGACGGGCGATATTGCATCACCAGCAGCAACGGCTTTAGTGGCGAGGGCTGTGAGGCCACA CTGTGGGACTTGAGGCATACAAAACGTAAGGTGTGCGAGTATAAGGGACATCTACAGACCACTGCAGCCTGCATCTTTCTCCCAAGTGggtctccctcactccccttggTTGCAACCTCTGCACATGACTGCACCGTGAAGATCTGGAATCGTGACACTGCAG TCTGTGTGAGTTCCCTTTGCCTGGACGGCGCGGGACCCCTCACCTCGCTGACCTCCTGCGACGGTGCCAGTCTGCTGTGTGGCAGCTTTAATAGGGGAATTCACCACATCCGAGTGAATCATTCAAACAGCTACAGTCTGAGCGAGGTGGCGAGGTTCTGA